A single window of Nitrospirota bacterium DNA harbors:
- a CDS encoding translation initiation factor, with product MNLPLAPEGKTSVTTSDAARPSTKKSRGRVDIIRQTAHRGGKTVTVVTGFTGISLAEKETLAKDMQKACGAGGTVKEGRIEVQGDQRDTVFRILTNAGFRPVFAGG from the coding sequence ATGAACCTCCCTCTGGCTCCAGAAGGCAAGACCTCTGTCACAACAAGCGACGCAGCGCGGCCCTCAACGAAAAAAAGCCGTGGGCGGGTGGATATCATTCGCCAAACCGCGCACCGAGGCGGGAAGACCGTGACGGTCGTCACCGGCTTCACCGGCATCAGTCTGGCCGAGAAAGAGACCCTTGCGAAAGACATGCAGAAAGCCTGTGGCGCCGGAGGCACGGTGAAGGAGGGCCGGATCGAAGTGCAGGGGGATCAACGGGACACCGTCTTCCGCATCTTAACCAATGCCGGATTTCGACCGGTGTTTGCGGGAGGATGA
- a CDS encoding YaeQ family protein, whose protein sequence is MASNATIYKATLQISDMDRQYYEDHSLTLARHPSETDERMMVRLLAFVLHGHEALSFGRGVSTEEEPALWLKDLTGAIDLWIEVGQPDEKSIRQACGRAKQVYLYTYGGRGADQWWEKNLATLERLTNLTVMNLPLDGSRALAQLAMPSMQLQCTIQEGQIWMANGEHTVQLELTLLKQPATPSGR, encoded by the coding sequence ATGGCCTCGAACGCGACCATCTACAAGGCAACGCTGCAGATCTCCGATATGGACCGCCAGTACTATGAGGACCATTCGCTGACCCTGGCGCGCCATCCATCCGAAACCGACGAGCGCATGATGGTACGCCTGCTCGCCTTTGTCCTCCATGGGCATGAGGCCTTGTCGTTTGGCCGGGGGGTGAGCACCGAAGAGGAGCCAGCACTCTGGCTCAAGGATTTGACTGGCGCCATCGACCTCTGGATTGAAGTGGGCCAGCCGGATGAAAAATCCATTCGCCAGGCTTGCGGCCGCGCAAAACAGGTCTACCTCTATACCTATGGCGGTCGTGGCGCCGATCAATGGTGGGAGAAAAATCTGGCCACACTTGAGCGGTTGACGAATCTGACCGTGATGAATCTTCCGCTCGACGGGAGCCGAGCCTTAGCTCAACTAGCCATGCCCAGCATGCAACTGCAATGCACCATTCAAGAAGGGCAGATCTGGATGGCGAATGGAGAGCATACTGTGCAACTGGAATTGACCCTGTTAAAACAGCCGGCCACTCCATCTGGACGATAA
- a CDS encoding VF530 family protein: MSQPPPITHPRDPLHGITLETIITELVEKYGWAEMGKRVPIRCFLHDPSVKSSLTFLRKTPWARERVEGWYIAYKDM; encoded by the coding sequence ATGAGCCAGCCACCCCCTATTACTCATCCTCGCGATCCCTTGCACGGGATCACGCTAGAAACCATCATTACGGAATTGGTCGAGAAGTATGGCTGGGCCGAGATGGGAAAACGCGTCCCGATCCGCTGTTTCCTCCACGACCCTAGCGTGAAATCCAGCCTCACCTTTCTCCGAAAAACGCCCTGGGCACGGGAACGGGTTGAAGGCTGGTATATCGCGTATAAAGATATGTGA
- the ychF gene encoding redox-regulated ATPase YchF gives MSVKCGIVGLPNVGKSTLFNALTKSGIAAENYPFCTIEPNVGIVEVPDARMQALADIVTPQRMQYATTEFVDIAGLVAGASKGEGLGNQFLANIRETDGIVNVVRCFEDDNVVHVAGKVDPISDIATIITELALADLTTVEKSQERNLKLIRAGNKDAVKLGEILEQVAICLNQGKPARTMKLDAAQMALLKPLCLLTIKPVMYVANVAEKGFANNPLLTRMEEFAVREGAPVVAICAALESEISGLSDEEKLEFLTDAGMAEPGLNRLIRAAYQLLGLQTYFTAGVKEVRAWTIHIGDTAPQAAGVIHGDFEKGFIRAEVIGYDDFIACKGEAGAKEKGKMRLEGKEYVVQNGDVMHFRFNV, from the coding sequence ATGAGTGTGAAATGCGGAATCGTCGGACTACCCAACGTGGGCAAGTCGACCCTATTCAATGCGCTGACTAAGTCGGGAATCGCAGCAGAGAACTACCCCTTCTGCACCATCGAGCCGAACGTCGGCATTGTGGAAGTGCCGGATGCGCGGATGCAGGCGCTCGCCGACATCGTCACCCCCCAGAGAATGCAATATGCCACCACTGAGTTTGTCGACATCGCGGGCCTGGTCGCCGGAGCCTCGAAGGGTGAAGGCTTGGGTAACCAGTTCCTCGCCAACATTCGTGAAACCGACGGGATCGTAAACGTCGTGCGCTGTTTCGAGGACGATAACGTGGTGCATGTGGCCGGCAAGGTCGATCCGATTTCCGACATTGCGACCATCATTACGGAGTTAGCACTGGCAGACCTCACCACCGTGGAGAAATCCCAGGAACGCAACCTCAAGCTCATACGAGCCGGGAATAAAGATGCGGTGAAGCTGGGCGAAATCCTGGAACAAGTCGCGATCTGCTTGAACCAGGGCAAACCGGCCCGCACGATGAAACTGGATGCGGCTCAGATGGCCTTGCTGAAACCCCTCTGCCTCCTCACCATCAAGCCCGTCATGTACGTGGCCAACGTAGCGGAAAAGGGATTCGCCAATAATCCCCTCCTCACCCGTATGGAAGAATTCGCCGTGCGCGAAGGGGCGCCGGTCGTCGCCATTTGCGCCGCACTGGAGTCGGAAATCTCCGGACTGTCGGACGAAGAGAAGCTGGAATTCCTGACCGATGCCGGCATGGCCGAGCCGGGACTCAACCGTCTGATTCGCGCGGCCTACCAATTGTTGGGCCTGCAAACCTACTTTACCGCCGGCGTGAAAGAAGTCCGTGCCTGGACCATTCATATCGGCGATACGGCCCCACAAGCCGCCGGCGTCATCCACGGCGATTTCGAGAAAGGCTTCATCCGAGCGGAAGTGATCGGCTACGACGACTTCATCGCCTGCAAGGGCGAAGCGGGTGCGAAGGAAAAAGGGAAGATGCGGCTGGAAGGCAAGGAATACGTGGTCCAGAATGGCGATGTCATGCACTTCCGCTTCAATGTCTAA
- a CDS encoding class II aldolase/adducin family protein: MLTAIGDVMRRVYERGWITTRDGNISMRKREGKYLYITPSGWRKTIVHPEHVVRIAIVPDPLTGTLIPKVQEGQQPSGELWMHWNLQRDTKNTRTVVHVHATHIVAAIYAGCDLQAISAEFPEISRYTRVGPTVPALPALSRELADVTAECFDIGKDGALAFDIVGQANHGVCAVATDPWAAYEHIERLDHICEIVLKSGVHRTMRANTSVAA, translated from the coding sequence ATGCTGACAGCAATCGGCGACGTCATGCGACGCGTGTATGAGCGGGGCTGGATTACGACGAGAGACGGAAATATTAGTATGCGGAAGCGTGAAGGGAAGTATCTCTACATTACCCCCTCGGGATGGCGGAAGACCATTGTGCATCCGGAGCATGTCGTGCGGATTGCAATCGTGCCCGATCCGCTGACGGGCACACTGATTCCCAAGGTCCAAGAAGGGCAGCAACCATCCGGTGAACTCTGGATGCACTGGAACTTACAACGCGACACGAAAAACACTCGGACCGTTGTGCATGTCCATGCCACGCACATCGTGGCGGCCATCTATGCCGGCTGCGACCTACAGGCGATCAGCGCCGAGTTCCCTGAAATCTCGCGCTACACCAGAGTAGGGCCAACGGTGCCTGCCTTGCCGGCCCTGTCGCGTGAATTGGCAGACGTGACGGCTGAATGCTTCGACATCGGGAAGGACGGGGCTCTGGCGTTCGATATCGTGGGACAAGCCAACCATGGCGTCTGTGCGGTGGCGACTGATCCCTGGGCCGCCTACGAACATATCGAGCGTCTCGATCACATTTGCGAAATTGTGCTCAAGAGCGGTGTGCACCGCACAATGCGTGCGAATACATCAGTTGCAGCCTAA